A single Micromonospora luteifusca DNA region contains:
- a CDS encoding PQQ-binding-like beta-propeller repeat protein — protein sequence MLIELGDDRGAPRDDDRPPRQVSRGWRVALLVVACALLGGSAEPANLTPELGPAAPAGATVLGAGPLLLVVDPDSNPPTLSAYDAAAPRRPARWRVAVPPASGWSAETVGDLLLVVERDQVRGTRVTTARSIRTGQAVWRRPERVYAAGDAAVAVSEVRSASEPGRRVEGSVHGVDPATGVTRWSVPVPSTAVLRVLPDTPGRLLLVQDDGLARLLDTRDGTDRGRGWLPPADYGPDNPQVVGAHLVLRHPSGSSGAALTGYDLPGLSPRWQMPVEPGELTLRPCQGLICGHDQQGRWAIDAGTGVRRWTWPGGAHWDTVAGAGVASESLVLLGMASDGRRVLVAKVGSDGHRVIGVLPAGVTGCRRIGPRLICHDDTRVTLWPLGAP from the coding sequence GTGCTGATCGAGCTGGGCGACGACCGGGGCGCGCCCCGGGACGACGACAGGCCACCGCGGCAGGTGTCCCGGGGTTGGCGGGTGGCGCTGCTGGTGGTGGCGTGCGCCCTGCTCGGCGGGTCCGCCGAGCCCGCGAACCTGACGCCTGAGTTGGGGCCGGCGGCACCCGCCGGGGCGACCGTGCTCGGCGCAGGGCCGCTGCTGCTGGTCGTCGACCCCGACTCGAACCCGCCGACGTTGAGTGCCTACGACGCGGCCGCGCCACGTCGCCCGGCGCGGTGGCGGGTCGCGGTGCCGCCAGCCTCCGGGTGGTCCGCCGAAACCGTCGGTGACCTGCTGCTGGTCGTCGAACGCGACCAGGTACGTGGGACGCGAGTGACCACCGCGCGGTCGATTCGCACGGGCCAGGCGGTGTGGCGACGACCCGAGCGGGTGTACGCGGCCGGCGACGCGGCGGTCGCGGTGAGCGAGGTCCGCAGTGCCTCCGAGCCGGGTCGTCGGGTCGAGGGCAGCGTGCACGGGGTCGATCCGGCCACCGGCGTCACTCGTTGGTCGGTGCCGGTGCCCTCCACGGCCGTGTTGCGGGTCCTGCCCGACACGCCCGGGCGGTTACTGCTGGTGCAGGACGACGGCCTGGCCCGGCTGCTCGACACCCGCGACGGCACCGACCGCGGGCGGGGGTGGCTTCCGCCGGCCGACTACGGGCCGGACAATCCCCAGGTCGTTGGCGCGCACCTGGTGTTGCGGCACCCGAGCGGCAGCAGCGGGGCGGCACTGACCGGTTACGACCTGCCCGGCCTGTCGCCGCGCTGGCAGATGCCGGTCGAGCCGGGCGAGCTGACCCTGCGACCCTGCCAGGGTCTGATCTGCGGGCACGACCAGCAGGGCCGCTGGGCCATCGACGCGGGCACCGGGGTACGGCGTTGGACGTGGCCGGGCGGGGCGCACTGGGACACCGTCGCGGGTGCCGGGGTCGCCAGCGAGTCGTTGGTGTTGCTGGGCATGGCGTCGGACGGCCGACGCGTCCTGGTCGCCAAGGTGGGCTCGGACGGCCACCGCGTGATCGGGGTGCTCCCGGCCGGGGTGACCGGCTGCCGACGGATCGGCCCCCGGCTCATCTGCCACGACGACACCCGCGTGACGCTCTGGCCGCTCGGCGCCCCCTGA